The following is a genomic window from Nymphaea colorata isolate Beijing-Zhang1983 chromosome 3, ASM883128v2, whole genome shotgun sequence.
ATTGTAGAATCAACTAGCTGATGGGTTTGTCTTCCAATCTGCTGTTCATTTTTCTGCTCTCTGTTCCTACTTGTAACCCTGTATACTATCTTTTTGTACAACCATGATAATCTATTGCATGCAGCACTtagaaaaatttcaagaattttgGTCTATTCTTGATGACATTGACACGACACTGTGCGTTTTGGAACCTCAACCTTCATCACGTGCAGCATCATATCGTCATGTGGGCCTAGGTTGTTTCTATCAGAAATTTATTCTTAATACATCTCCTATAACCGCTGCTTTGTGTTTTTAAGGCCATCTGTCATTGCAGGGAATGATTGCACACTTTTGGTATCAATCGACCCTTATAATGCAAGGTCTCTCCCACAGTAAGACTACTTATCTGTTGTTAAACAGCTACATTAGGATACCTGTTGTTTATTTAGTGGCTGATCTAGTCTTCTAGGTGTCGTTTCTTTGGTGCAGCTCCAATGATAAATTCTTTATGGCGAAAATGGAAGCAAAACGATCAAAGATGGTATGCTTCCTTGTTTTGTTCTGTCTTTTTGATGGATTAAGTATTTGTCCTCCGTCTGGTTATCATCATTATACATGTTCTGCTACTCGTATgcttgatctttgactgctcatgtttttatttttgttggaaCAGAAGGGAACAATTTTCTTAGTTAATATTATGCTTGATTGCATGGTAGAATGTGCTGCTGGTATTTTAAATGTTGTTGTTATGTTCCTGTTTGGTGGTGGCCTTTGGGAATGCCAAAAAGTGGTGGCAAAGCTGCATTATGGGAATCTTTCCAAGTTGGATTTGGTTATTATTGGAATGCAAATCGTTATCCTCCATGCATAAATGATTTCCGTGGAGTTTATTTACCTGAAGGTCGTTGATTACTAAGGCAATGTATGGTTAGTTCTTTCAGGAAGTTGAGACTTGGAAATGTAGAATGGTGGTATGGATTAAGAGTTaataagaaattagaaaatagGAAGGGACGTTGCAGTGatggaaaatatgaaattaatagTTGATAACAAGTTAAGCAATAAAGTCGTAAATTTATGAACTGGAACCTAGTATTTGTGGTACAAGTATTCAAGTAGATAAGATGTTTAAGATGGTATTCATATATCATTCGGCAACTTGTCCCAAGTTTTGCTGGTAACTGGTAAGTACTGGTTGTTATGTTTGACCATTTTTCAGACCTATACTGGTCAGCTTGTTCAAGTACTTTGTACTTTTTGGAGCATCTTTTTGCTGCATTTTGTTTAGTTTATTGCGTTCATTTATTTTCCTGGTGCTGCTTGTCAACCGGTAACCCAGTGTAGTATTGTACTTTTGTGTGATTTAGGAGATCTGATGTTTCCTTCCGTGAAAACCTGGAGTGCATTCTTGGAATAAGGCTACCTGTGGCTCCTAGTGCCATGGACAACCATCCTCAAATTGATTGTGGTATTTGTTATGCCTGTTACTTACCTGAAGATGGCAAACTGGGAGTTGAACGTGGAAGCATGCCTGGCTATGTGTGTGACAACGAGAGATGTGGCAGAGCTTTCCATGTTATATGTTTGAGAGATTGGTTGCAGTCAATTACTACTACACGGAAGTAGGTGGACTAAACCAATTTGGCACATGCACCTGGATCATGTTTTTGATTGTCGTCGTTCCTTGGTCAATGATTGCTGCTTTTGTGATGCTGCAGGTTGTATGATGCTCTATATGGAAATTGCCCATACTGTTCTGAGCCCGTGGCAGTTAAAATTTAAGTTGCATTAATGTGTGGAGGTGATACTCCGGTTAGCTGTCTGCACAACATGCATGTTGTTGTTTTGGTCCAAGTTTCTCAATAAAAGCACGAAGTGTGAGAGCCAGGGGAAAAGGCCGGCAAGCTTATGCACGAAGCTGCACAGGGGGTTGGTGCCTGTGGAAGTTGAAGGAGCTAcacaccacccccccccccccccccccaccccccactAAAAGTAGCTTGTCTCACCAGCTAACCAATCCTCTTGGAGCTCTCACTAAAAGCAGAATGTCAGATAAGTACAGGTGCAGGACGCAGGATACAGTGCACAGTTAGACAAGAATCAGTCTGAGTTTGTTCTCATAGATATGGATCAGAATGAGACCTGGCGTTACATAAATAGTTTAAAAGCTGGTTTCGAAGAAGCAAAAGATTATGAAGCTATTTTGAAGtgcttcattttcctttcatgtttTATGATTAGGTTGGGCAAGTACTTGGCAATTCTTGACTCTTCTTCCCCAATCGATGCCAGGGAGGTGGACTTTTGTGGAGAGTTGCACATTCAACCTGCATACGCAAAATTAGAGGGACAAATATCAAAATAAGCACTTAACATGGTTTTACATGAATCAGGCTGCATCCACCATCTGTCGTGACCGTTTTCTGTTTTGAGATACTTGCAAGGAAGATCACGTCCTACCGTCAGATCCCCACTAAAGGGATAAAataccttttgttttcttccccATATAATATAGTTCGTAATGAAGGACAAGTTCTACTTTTTCTAATTTGTTCTCCTAAAGTGTGGCTTCGGcaattataatatttatgttGAAGCTTGTGCACTTGGAGCCTTCGCCTGTGCACTTTGATTCTTTTCCAACTTGGTGCCGACTGCCCTTTAAACATCTTTAGCCACCTGCTGTATTGGCTATCAAATTGAAACTATTCATCGTGGATACATTATCTTAACGGCAGGTTTTCATAGGCAGAGAAGGGTTTTGGTAGCTTTGAAGACCTTCAAGTTAAAGTTGATCGAAGACTGGCTTTCAGATCTGCAGGTTAGGAAGGTAAGCGTTTGATAAAAGTGCATCTTGCGACAATCTAGTATCTGTATCTGAATAAAAGGGATGGCGGGTCGATGTATCGTCAATCGTCGGTCTAGAAGATGCCTACCATGGGTAAGTCTTGATGGTCCTCAAGTCTTTCTTTAATCTCATTCGAGTAGTAATCCATGTTAATAATAATATGTGAGGCCCAACAACCTCATGTACGTTTTTGCGAGCGCATATTTAAGAGGAAAAGGTTGTCCGTCAGTCAATCTTCATCCCTTTCCTGACTTCATCTTTCCAGCACAACAAAAGTCCAATTGCGACCATATAAATTTTCCTTTGTCCGGCCAGACACGATTGTTTTATGGCAGGACGTTTCTTTGGAACCGCAAGGGCCAAGAACAGAACACGTAGTTACAGCGAGACGTCTAAAACACCTTCTATTTTGTCCATTATTGATGCCTTGGCGATAAGGCAATGATTATCTACAAGCTTTGGGTCTATGACATCCACAGTCTAAGTGTAAAGACATGGTGTCGCATTTAAGATTCTGACGTACACTGGCACAGGGTTCAGTAAGATCAGTTAATGAAAGGCCTTATTGATTATATTATAGACTGAACTCTGTGAAGGCTCCTCATAGCGGCCATGACGCTTCAATATGAGATAAATTTTGCTCCCACGCTctgatgaagaaaatataagatAGCTTAGCTTCAAGATGTTGCTTTTTGCATGCAACAATAGGAAGGATTGAACCATTTATTTCTGCATCGTAGATTTGTCCAACACATTCGGTAAAGGGTTCTGCAATTATTTAGCGGCAGAAAATGACTCCATGGGTCGTCGAGTGAAGCTCTTCAATGATGGGGAGGATATCACTTTGAACATAAGCTTGAGAAACAGTTCTAGCTTATAGCTTTTCAGGTGCTGACAAGGAAGATATGGGAACTCCCTCTTAGGGTgatgtttgatgattttagagACAAGCTGGTGCACTCGAGGATTGAAcattccaaatgatatttgatgaTTTTAGAGACAAGCTGGTGCACTCAAGGATCAAATATTCCAGATGATATTCAGGATCATATTGCAAGCCATGTTCATCCAAATAAATGCacctatctttttttttttttctctatagGAAACCACCTTCTGCATGAAATTCCTAAAGCAATACCCTTATGCCTCAAAGGTTCTAACTTTCTTTAGGGTCTGGGTAGACATATGGTACATTCTTATACTCAGATGTTGGAAGCATGAGCTACCTTGCCACCAGTTTGCCCTGCACCCAACCGCACATATCTTAAAAGGCTATATGCTGAGGGTTGATGCCCCCCATggctgaaaattaaaatctacAGCAGGTGGAAGCAGAAATGGGTGTTTGTTTGTACGATTCTAAGCAAGAAATTTTAACCTCTCGAGTTATGACGTTGGGTCCAACCATAGATCAAGTGGAGCATGACAGACCTGTGGTTATAGTCAGACATCGGCGAAAGATATGGCTAAGAACACATCAATGACATGCACAAGAAAGAGGTTGGCTTCTTAAGTTAGTTGTTCAGTGGCTTCGTCATGATGATAAGCCTACTTTGATCATGTTCGACGCAAGCATATGCTTACTCGAAAAAGCAAATCGGCTGTGAACTTCTGTAGTCGGGGTTTCATTGTCGAGCGGATATGGAAGGACAACCCCAGAGTGGGATCCATCCTCATCAGATTTGAAATCTTTGCATGGAACAAAACTGGGTCTGCAGCCTAACCCAATCTTATATACCAACCAAGaaaagggggagggagagaacGAGAGGTTTTTCTTTGTCTAGGAAAAAGCTGGAAAGTTTTTGCTCCTTTGATCTACTTGCTGCGCACCTCAAATTGAAAACACCTTTTTTATGGGTTTCCTCTCCCTTGCCATCCGCGAGGTTTCAGACCAACCAAAAGTCCAGAAAACATATTCAAGTTTTTGATGCGCCTGGTGaagtttgaaaaacaaattaaagcaTCGACAGTTTAAACTAGAAACTTTTCCAGCTGAAAAGAGTGCATATTTAATCTGCTTGGTACTGGAAAGGACACCGATAACTGCTGTGGtactataaaataaaagttaagTTTTCCTCACCGTAGCTTTATAAGATTTTTCTGTTCTGGCAAAGCTTTATCTAAGTGGTTTCATACTGCTTCTACTGTTCAAGATTTTCATGCCTAGAAAAATCTAGTTCGCTAACACATATACTTTCGTTCTTCTAATGAATGTTTTGACAACTTACTGAAAAATATGCATCATCAATCGGTCTCTTTCTAAGGTTAGACTGAGATGACCATGATGCCACTTAAATTAGACAAGCAGAGAACTTGAGCAGCTAGCTAGAGTCTACCGATAGCTAGTTACACCCAAGAGCAGACACAAAGGAAACAGCCACACCCGACTATACAACGCGGGCTGGAAAAGCATCAGATCAGACTGAAACGATGTCATGGACGGGACTTTTGAAATAATAGTTAGGTAGTAACATGATGTTTGAAGGAGGTGGATGCAAGGTATCCGTAGGTCTCCATCCTGTGAATGCTACCAATTTTTCCAGTGAAATATCGATGAAATTTAATACCGGAATCATGTCACTTCCaaagctcttttatttattgtttgctttcaatcctccaaatcgagagagagagagagagaaagatatgaTAAAGTTTTTCATTTACAAAAGAAACGTGATACCTATTGCCCGCTAGACTTGTGTTCAGTGCgctacagagagagagagagatagagagatatGATGAAAGTTTACATATTTACAAAGGAAACGTGATACCCTACTTGGGAATTAAAGTTTATGCTGCAAGTAGGTTGGATTTTGGTATGGGGCTGTGTAGAGGGAGAGGGTTAAGTTCCAAGCCTTCAAGATGGCAGTGCGGTACAGGTGCTCAACAGATGAAAGCACTCCAAGTTTTGGCtcacaacagaaaaaaacacaaaagtcGGACTATGATTACTAGTGTGACAGCCACAGCTAGCCTTATTATAAGAGACTGTCCCGCATGCTTTTGGACCGGATCTCCGAAGTTTAGCGGCGTTGCTGCCCACTCATCTGTACCCTTTCTAAGATTAACTAATTAAATTTAGTAAGGTCCACGATTTGCACCATCTATGCAAAGTCTGAGACGAAGGTGGATCGTCACTTTTTCGGTGAAATTTGACTGCATCTcatcattttttccctttcttttgtcCCTTTATAAAGTTACCAACTCTGCTGCTTTTTTGATTTGATTGCTGCACCATTATACACAACAGAACTTATCTCTGCCATCCTTTCAGCCAAGAAGGCGCTGATTCATGACAGCTGTTTTGGGCTCCCACTGGTTTTCTTTGGCGTAGAACTTGACTAGAAATTATTGATGCATCGATTTATCATATTCAGAGAGCATAGTGAAGTATAGTTATGAAAGGAACCCCCCATGGAAGGGGCCTGGTGATAGAGAAATATCATCCGCACAAAAGGAAGGAGCAGGACATAAAAGAGACAACAAACAATGGAGTGTCTGCTTCGTCTCAGGTTTTGTTCACCTCTCAGCAACGATTTTTATAGTACAAATACAGAGAAGCCGGGTTCTAACTCTCTTAACAGTGGAACCACAGGCGTAACTCATGGGATGGTCGACCATGCAGTCGACATCCATGTGATCCGCAGCACAGCTAGTTCTTGTCCCACCAATGGTAATGATCGTCCGAATCTCCATCTGAAATCACTCCCCCAAGGTTATTCAATATAATATGCTAAACTGAAGGAAGCACTAAAATATTGCACcaataaacagaaaataatcgattaaaagagagatgtagaaaacaaaagaatgttTCATTAATATAACATTGCAGTAGCGCCACAACATGATCAATGTATAATACTTGGTGAGATAATTAGTGATGGGGCCCTCTAGCAGGAAATGGGCGTCTAGCTTTTAGAGTTTTGTGTCTCAATAAAGAAGATTCGGGGAGTCTAATATATAAAACATTCGATCTTCCACAACCGATGGTGACAGCAGTGTTAGGAACACGATTAAGTCGACGATTCTCCTCCATTTTTTCCTACATCTGTCGACTATATAACTATCAGTTAATACCAAACACTAGCACCTGATCAAAAACTTAATTATTGTGGAGAGGAAAAGAAGCCAGATACTGAGAGccaaatagaaagagagagggatcGAACTGAACCCCAAAATCCTGGATTGATGTCTTGAGGACAACTTAGAACACGTGTCGCAGATGGGTCCATTCTTTCCATAAAGCAGATTAGTTAATGGGGAGGGGAAAAGGCGTATTGgggaaaaggagggaagaagACGGGGGAGAATTGGGGCAGAATAACAAGTGGTTGATCTTCGCAGAGACTGCAGTCAGAAGGAGACATGCTGTGGGTCCCGAAGAGAGCGCGGGAGACGCGGGGGTTCTCTGTAATGCAGCGGGGCAGCGGGCCTTCCATGtcaggagaaaaagaaaaaaccccTCCTGTGAACCCAGCCtgttggtctctctctctctctctctctctctacacgtGAGCAACATGCCCATCTAAACAAAATTATTAGTGAGCAACTCATCCCCAGTAATCTCTGTTAGCAGAATTGTTTCTGGCTTTTTCTGTTGCACAATTACCTTGCCCAAAAAGTAAACCCCATcactcctttctctctctctccctctctctccctctcgtgtGCTTTTTTTTCTAAAGGTGGGAGTATCCTTTCATCGTTTTCTCTATTGGAAATTTCGAATAATATTTTAGTTTTCATGACTGTTTTCTCCTTCATCTTGTTTGAAATGGAAAGCACAAGGGAATTTTTCAGTTTCTACTCTTCTCCTTGTCTTATCTATTATTGGTTGTCATTCGGGGCTAATGAACAGGTAGTTGCTAGAGGCAGGCGAATAATAAATGCCATTAAGCATAGAAGGGAAGGATGCTCGGCTTTTGGGCCTATCGCCTTTGCGAGTGATCTAATCGGCGGCTGCTTCGTAGATCATGTGGAGTTGCTACAAAGGTGGGTAGGTTTTCCTTTGGTATCAGTGTCTTGCATACTGTAGTCATTACCATCGCTTTCTGGTTGTCTATCTGAGAGAAACTTGGCAGATTTTTATGAAGATTAGGTACCTCACTGCCACTGACTGCCATGATTCATAAGCAAGTTGTTGAAGATGGTAAAGGTTAAAATTAACGAAGGGGGGATGATTTTAATGGCCAAGAAGGAAGAAACAAGCTGGACAAAGAGATAAAAGAAGGAGAAATACAATGAATAAACAAAGAGGGGAGAGACTAGTGTGCGCGTGGAAGCAGACCATGGTGTCTCCACCAGACCAGAGGCTCCACCGCCACTGCAAGCACCACTGCTTAGGGTTCTTCACATCTTCATTGCAGATACAGTCGCACACAGATCCCAGTCATCGATGACAGCTGAATgaaatttattggatttgacATGCAACAAAGGGAGTCTATGCCACGCTATATACAGACTAGAGTACCACTGCAACCCAACTTTCAATCCTAGGCTTCAACCTGCTTCCTACCCAAGTCCCATCCACAGAAataattgaagagaaaaagcGAGGGTGGGAGCTAGAGAAGCAGCGTGAGCGTTAGCAGACACCACAAACGCCACCACCTTCaccaatcatcatcatcatttattaGGAAGAACAACAGCCCCTGGTGAAGAACAGTAGTACCCTCGGTGGGAGAAAGGAATAGTCTTTGAGAAAATAAAGGTCCATACTCCATAGTTTTAGGTTTCGATTTACTGTAAAATGGATCATCATTTCCATAGCAGCATGTTTCCAACCGCTGCAAATTCATTGTTCGGCAGCAGAAACAGCACGGGATGCCAACATGGATCGTCAGAGGGGCCGGGCACAAGTACCATGATGGCTCTTATAAAAGAAGAGCAGCACcggcaccagcaccagcaccagcaggGGGGCATCCATGCTCCCGCTGTTCCCTTGTTCCATCCCCACGCTACCACCTTCAGTAACTACTATCCTGGAAGTCAACAAGAGATGGCGAGAAGGCAGGAAGGAGATCATGAACGTCATGAAAGATCTGGGGACCTTCGTCAAGGAACGAGCAACGGTAGAGATATAGAAGCCATCAAGGCGAAAATCATTGCACATCCTCAATACTCTAGCTTGTTGGAAGCCTACATGGATTGCCAGAAGGTTAATATCAGCGCGGCTTTCTCCTCCCTTGtatcagatctttcaaaacttctAAATCCTGtcaaatattttttgtgtttgttgtgTGCAGATTGGTGCTCCGCCGGAAGTTGTCGACAGACTAAGTGCCATCAGCcaagaatttgagcaaaggcaCCGGTCATCAATTAGAGAAGCCATCTCTGGAAGTGATCCAGAGCTCGATCAATTCATGGTAACTTTTTTGGCTATTGATCTCCGTTTTATGCGCTTGATTTTCTGGCTTCTTTCTGGGGACCCCCAGATCTACAGATTTTTCTTCATGGGTAGGCCTTTttactctctccctccctctctcctgtCACGAGCACAGGATGCCTACTATGACGTCCTTGTGAAATACCGGGAAGAACTGAGTAGGCCGCTGCAGGAAGCGATGCAGTTTGTGAGGAGCGTAGAGTCGCAGCTCAGTTCATTAAGTGATGGATCAGTGCAAGTTTTCTCTTTAGGTAATGTTGACCAtctctcttccctcttcctGGTTTCCAACATGAAATGAGCAGGAGAAAAAAGTAACGCCCACTAGGCGTCCACACAATCCGagcaaaatagttttttaattcGAAGAAAAAGTAGACATCTGCAGCTCAAATCCTTCACTATCCCCGATGTCGGGGGCAGcttaaatttaagtttaattaTATAAAGGGACAAGACATGAAGTTCATTCTTTTCAAGTTAACATCTATTGCGTCTCACCGAAAATCTCTTTCCCGAGggaatgaaaaatttctttacTGAGTATAATATACGTGGTTTCTTCCTCTAGTGAATCACCTTGCCTCAACCCCGTAAAAGAGGCTTTTTTGCCGCCTCTTTTCTGTCGTTCTCTACTCTAATTTCCATTGGCAAACTAAGAACAAACAAGAGTTTCTCATAATACAGGTTATACTGGGCATGGCTTTAGCTTTTAGGCCCTGCGCAGGTCCTTCCGCACAACAATTGGTCTCTGCTTTTAGCGTGACAAGACTTGAGG
Proteins encoded in this region:
- the LOC116250683 gene encoding homeotic protein knotted-1-like, producing the protein MDHHFHSSMFPTAANSLFGSRNSTGCQHGSSEGPGTSTMMALIKEEQHRHQHQHQQGGIHAPAVPLFHPHATTFSNYYPGSQQEMARRQEGDHERHERSGDLRQGTSNGRDIEAIKAKIIAHPQYSSLLEAYMDCQKIGAPPEVVDRLSAISQEFEQRHRSSIREAISGSDPELDQFMDAYYDVLVKYREELSRPLQEAMQFVRSVESQLSSLSDGSVQVFSLDDKVEGAGSSEEDQGGSGGETELHEVDPRAEESELKQRLLRKYSGYLGSLKQELSKKKKKGKLPKEARQKLLNWWEVHYKWPYPSESEKVALAESTGLDQKQINNWFINQRKRHWKPSDDMQFVVMDGHHPHSTAFYFDNHFMGDPPFRFGP
- the LOC116251115 gene encoding uncharacterized protein LOC116251115 isoform X1, producing the protein MEPVIEPLDADGTSFSVRFLVQGKEMRLKLHNVPSSKRSGSVLKGTLSSVRLEGDPEIRSLLSGFERLIQQRLDNSENIVLFISEMKEILASIEQVTCRGSSRPASWYRSLYAEIEEVGWENLSSVGEALTSLKFSIMDTNGKVHKLNMSLGKDYPHCAPSIVADVPFSCELRWSSKCRLKDAVHQFHMHLEKFQEFWSILDDIDTTLCVLEPQPSSRAASYRHVGLGNDCTLLVSIDPYNARSLPQCRFFGAAPMINSLWRKWKQNDQRWRSDVSFRENLECILGIRLPVAPSAMDNHPQIDCGICYACYLPEDGKLGVERGSMPGYVCDNERCGRAFHVICLRDWLQSITTTRKLYDALYGNCPYCSEPVAVKI